The DNA region TGATGAAGGGATCCAAAAATTATTTGCAGCTATGGAGTAAGACAAATAAAGTTGGGTCGAAACGTACGAGAAAATTTTAAGAGGATGGAAATGATGTGTCCCACATCATGTGTCGAGGCACATTTGatcttattttctttagttGTCTTTTATTACCATTTTACTACAAAGTACTTTCTAGTTATTCTCTGATTGCAAGTTCGTTCTGTCTATCTTTAATTACATTAATATGTTATGCAAGTTCGTTTTGTCTATCTATAATTACATTTATATGTTATGGGACTGCAGCTCTACTCCTATAGATATATATGAACATTTCTTTGAAGAATGTCAATTTATGACATTATCCATTTTGgggaatatattattttaactttatcgTTTTTAATAATAAGAGAATAGAAGTTTGTTTTCTTCTAGAGTGCATAGTAAGATGATAGTTAAGGAAAATCGTGTAAGAGACCTCCGCCTTCTTGTAAATATATGGTATAGAAGTCATGctcatgttttaaattaagagatgggaaaaaaaatgaagaattagGTTTAAATTTAAGAgatcaaaacatttttaacagtattttatttgtaattaaaaaaaaaaataagttttccTGTCTAGCTAGTGTAATTCAAACTAAGTAGTATAATgttttaactaaaattgaataatTGTTGGGTGCTATactgttatatataaaatgaatatagaCAATTTGTGCTCAATAATCAATATTGAGCCTTGAATGGCTAAAAACAGAAGAATACTCTTCCCCTCTAGGGCATTACCTTCAGTGTGTTTGTTTGATTATCGATGGTGATGGAACTAGTATGCCCTAAACCCTGATTGTGAATTGATCAGTTTTAGGGCTATATTGTGAAAATTGTGTTCATTGTAGATGCTAGAACACATACATTTATACACATTAAGAACTTATTTCACCTGAAGTATAAGTTTGATTGTGAGATTAACAATTTGTAGTATGATCAAGTAGAGCTATAACATCCAAAATCTTTGCAATGAAGACAAAATTGAGAGTGATACTAGCTAGATAGGCCAAAGGGGCATGGTTTGATTTCAGCATAATAATTGATATAAACACTTAATTGACAAAAAGCTGAAATTAGTTTCTTTGCAgataatttaaacattaaaccAGCAGCTGATAAGCCTGATCTATCACCAACTTCAAGTGTATATGATATTTTGTATGCCATTACCACACACTGAATTCACATGCAGTATGTTGGGGAGTCGATGGGACGATAGACGAAAGGTCTAACAGTGTGAGAATAACCGGAAGGGCGGCTATAGGTGAACTTGACACCCCCTCGGCTGCTGCCGGACGGAATCTTGGAACAGGCTTGATTGAAGCTGCTGATGGGTCTGGCCAAACATGCATCCCATCGCTCGCTTTCTGACATAGTCTCTGCAACTGAATATATACCTCTTGCGTTTGTGAATGCTTGATAATTCAGAACTTCCCCTGATTTTGTTATGCAAAGAACAGCCACTTCAGCACCtgcaccaccaccaccaccatcgcATTGCATTCAGGACTtgaaattaacaaaaataatctaATACAGTATTATGATCCATCC from Impatiens glandulifera chromosome 5, dImpGla2.1, whole genome shotgun sequence includes:
- the LOC124939927 gene encoding uncharacterized protein LOC124939927, translating into MVMESPSKNLALWIFLWALFMTSGVVTAWTGEIRGRVVCDVCGDSSVGPGDHILEGAEVAVLCITKSGEVLNYQAFTNARGIYSVAETMSESERWDACLARPISSFNQACSKIPSGSSRGGVKFTYSRPSGYSHTVRPFVYRPIDSPTYCM